GCTTAGGCGCACCGGTAATCGTTACCGCCCACATGTGAGTCATGAACGCGTCTAGTGAATCGAATTGAGGATCCATCGTACCTTCGACATGGTCGACCGTATGAATCAGATGCGAGTAAATCTCAAGCTGACGCCTGCCGATGACTTCGACGGAGCCGGGGATACAGATTCTGGACTTGTCGTTGCGGTCGACGTCGGTGCACATCGTAAGCTCCGCTTCGTCCTTCGTCGAATTAAGCAGCGTGCGAATCTGCTCGGAATCCTCGATAGCGGACGCGCCGCGCTTAATCGTGCCCGAGATCGGGCACGTCTCGACCCGATTCCCTTCTACGCGAACATACATTTCCGGCGACGTTCCGACCAAATATTCATTGCCAAGATTGACGATGAAACAATAAGGGCTTGGATTGATTTCCGTTAATTTCAAGAAAATATCCGAAGCGGCCTCCGTGCAGCGCTCTTGCAACGTATGCGACGGCACGACCTCGAACAAATCTCCAACCTTGAATGCTTTGATCGCTTCGTCCACGAGCTTCGCGTACATCCCTTCACGGAACGGTTGGATTGCCGTTTCATCGCTAATATTGCGAACCGTCGGTTGTCCCGTGCACGGCAACGACTCAGTCGTCTGCCCATCGAACACAAAATCGTAAGCAATCCGATACGCGCACGTCATCTGATGGTCCACAACGGTCAATTCATCTGGTAAGTATAGCACCATGTCCGGCTGCTCGCCATTGCGCGCATGTTTCAACTCGATCGGCTCGAATTGAAAAATCAAATCGTAAGCGAACGCGCCATAAAGCCCAAGATGGGAATCTTCTTCGGAGTAGAAGGATTCCTTAATCACGCGCATGACGGAGAACAGCGATGTCTGTTGCGTCCTTTGCTCTTCATATACGACCGATCCGCCGGCAATTATCCGGCCCGTAATGATGTCGCCGTCTCGCGTTACGTCGGCATCTTTCATGACCGACAATGAACGCTCTAGATATTGCAACAAAATAGACCCGCGCTCATTAAGCGCCGTTACCGTAAAAACCTTTCCGGACGAGCGAATCTCGATCGGTGGGTTAATGAATCCAATATCCCAGCGTGAATAGCGCCCGGGGTATTCATAACGGCTCGTGAAAAGCGCGCCTTTATTCGTATCAATGGCTTTTAGAATTGGTTGGGTCGCTTCATCGACGTTCAGGAACTCGATTCTGCGTTTAATCGTCATGCCTTCGGACGGAGAATAGTAATGGATTTGGGGCTGTTGAATGGACATAAACGGTGATTTCAAAGCGTTTCCTCCTTATGCTAGAGGAACAGGGGAAAGAACGGGATAGGTCGCTAATAGGGGCAACGCAAATAAAAGCTCTCGGCTCCGCTCATTCTAACTTACCTGTCTCTACTCAATCTACAAGCACAGCCGCTACCGGCCTTGCCTTGTCCCACTGACTATAGCACAGCTGTATAAAAATGTCAAAGGAGTTATATTTCTGTGTGAAGTATCAAAAAAGAAGATCTATTAATAGCATAAAAACCTCCATTTAGCAGCTGCAGGCTTGTGTTGGGCAAAAGGCTATTTGACATTCCAGCATCAATGTAATAAAAAATTTTTACGTAAAATATAATTTGTAATGGAGGCACTCTCCAAGGCAAAAAGCCATTTGACATTCCACCCTCCACGTAATAAAATATTTTTACGTAACATATAATTTGTAATGGAGGCACTCTCCAAGGCAAAAAGCCATTTGACATTCCACCCTCCACGTAATAAAATATTTTTACGTAACATATAATTTGTAATGGAGGCACTCTCCATGGAACAGGACATTCAAGAATCGTATTACATCGAGCTGCCCGAGCAAGCCATGGTTCTGCTGAACCCGCTCCGCGGCGAGATATTAGCTCAACTTACCGCACCCGCTTCCGCAGCGGAAGTAGCAAGGCAGATTGGAGACACTGCTCAGCGTGTGAACTATCATCTGAAAGCACTTGTGAAAGCCGGTCTCGTTCGCAAAGTAGGAACCCGCCAAGTGCGCAATCTGGTCGAAGTGCTGTACCGCTCTATCGCGAAATCTTTTGTGCTTGCCGAATCTTTAAGCATGAAGCCGGAGACGGTGCAAAAGCTGAAGGATCAAGGGTCTCTGGCCCATCTGATCACTACATCGGACCGCTTGAAGAAGGACGCACTCCTGCTCATGGAAAGATCCGATGCCGAGGAAACCGTACCTAGCGCCTCTTTGCAGCTGCAAGTCCATCTTCCGGACGAGAGCAAGCGGGCAGCTTTTGTAGAAGAGTACTCAAAGTTGGTCCAACAGTTAGTCGAGCGCTATGGCTGTTCCGCACAAGGAGATCATATGTATCAACTTATTGCCGCCGTCTATCCGAAGATCCAAGAATGAGGAGGATGAACTATGGAAGATAATCAACACAAGAGCGATGCA
This genomic window from Paenibacillus hexagrammi contains:
- a CDS encoding anthranilate synthase component I, with amino-acid sequence MKSPFMSIQQPQIHYYSPSEGMTIKRRIEFLNVDEATQPILKAIDTNKGALFTSRYEYPGRYSRWDIGFINPPIEIRSSGKVFTVTALNERGSILLQYLERSLSVMKDADVTRDGDIITGRIIAGGSVVYEEQRTQQTSLFSVMRVIKESFYSEEDSHLGLYGAFAYDLIFQFEPIELKHARNGEQPDMVLYLPDELTVVDHQMTCAYRIAYDFVFDGQTTESLPCTGQPTVRNISDETAIQPFREGMYAKLVDEAIKAFKVGDLFEVVPSHTLQERCTEAASDIFLKLTEINPSPYCFIVNLGNEYLVGTSPEMYVRVEGNRVETCPISGTIKRGASAIEDSEQIRTLLNSTKDEAELTMCTDVDRNDKSRICIPGSVEVIGRRQLEIYSHLIHTVDHVEGTMDPQFDSLDAFMTHMWAVTITGAPKRAAVTWIENHEDSPRKWYGGAVGYYAFNGNLNTGLTLRTIRIQDSIAEIRVGATLLYDSIPEEEEQETLVKAAALIDVIRGKRKALSRTLESVEQVGRGKKILLVDHEDSFVHTLASYFRQCGAQVHTLRSPIAREMLASGERFDMVVLSPGPGKPEQFRLDQTIELCLRHEMPIFGVCLGLQGIVEYFGGCLGVLGYPQHGKPANVRVVHDSLLWKELPGSFQVGRYHSLYVSEMPDCLHVTAETEADRVVMAIEHKELPITAVQFHPESILTFDKGAGMTMISNVLAQLSAVPQ
- a CDS encoding winged helix-turn-helix domain-containing protein — its product is MEQDIQESYYIELPEQAMVLLNPLRGEILAQLTAPASAAEVARQIGDTAQRVNYHLKALVKAGLVRKVGTRQVRNLVEVLYRSIAKSFVLAESLSMKPETVQKLKDQGSLAHLITTSDRLKKDALLLMERSDAEETVPSASLQLQVHLPDESKRAAFVEEYSKLVQQLVERYGCSAQGDHMYQLIAAVYPKIQE